Proteins encoded within one genomic window of Macrotis lagotis isolate mMagLag1 chromosome 3, bilby.v1.9.chrom.fasta, whole genome shotgun sequence:
- the LOC141516872 gene encoding olfactory receptor 10AG1-like, whose amino-acid sequence MTQDNLTEVMEFILLGFSDLPNLQGFLSGIFIVIYLSILMGNGLLIFLTKTDPVLQTPMYFFLGNFSLLEICYTSVTLPRMLADLWSPKRSISFLACAVQACFLYILGAAECLLLTVMAYDRYVAICKPLFYPLIMNHKVCVQMVVASWMTGVPVITEHTYQIFSLNFCGPNKINQIFCDTPALLKLSCGDTSNVEVSDLVLAILFVTIPFLLIVSSYVRIITTIRKLPSSSGKSKAFSTCSSHLIVVGLFYGSGSTEYLWPNSSQSAGASKVLAVF is encoded by the coding sequence ATGACACAGGACAATCTCACAGAGGTGATGGAATTCATTCTCCTGGGCTTCTCTGACCTTCCCAACCTCCAAGGGTTTCTCTCTGGGATTTTCATAGTCATCTACCTGAGTATACTAATGGGAAATGgcctcctcattttcctcaccaaGACCGATCCAGTTCTCCAAactcccatgtattttttccTGGGAAACTTTTCCTTACTGGAAATCTGCTACACATCAGTCACTCTCCCAAGGATGTTGGCAGATCTGTGGTCTCCCAAAAGGAGCATTTCCTTCTTAGCCTGTGCTGTACAGGCTTGCTTCCTTTATATTCTGGGAGCAGCAGAGTGTTTGTTACTGACTGTGATGGCTTATGACCGCTATGTGGCCATATGCAAGCCTCTGTTTTATCCTCTAATCATGAATCACAAGGTATGTGTCCAGATGGTTGTGGCTTCCTGGATGACTGGGGTCCCAGTAATAACAGAGCATACTTACCAGATTTTCTCTTTGAACTTCTGTGGTCCTAACAAGATCAATCAAATTTTCTGCGATACCCCAGCTTTACTCAAATTGTCCTGTGGGGACACATCTAATGTAGAGGTCTCTGATCTAGTTCTTGCTATACTTTTTGTCACAATCCCCTTTCTACTGATAGTTTCCTCCTATGTCAGAATCATCACTACCATCCGGAAACTGCCCTCATCCTCAGGGAAATCCAAAGCTTTCTCCACTTGCTCTTCTCACCTCATCGTTGTGGGTTTGTTCTATGGGTCCGGAAGTACTGAATacttgtggccaaattccagtcAATCAGCAGGAGCAAGCAAGGTACTTGCTGTTTTCTAA